In Salmo salar chromosome ssa03, Ssal_v3.1, whole genome shotgun sequence, a single genomic region encodes these proteins:
- the lrrc53 gene encoding uncharacterized protein lrrc53, with translation MLTDGSIVSVDRHFLSDMSSMTVLSLSHNAITTITHDAFQNLTVLHTLLLDHNHLSSQALGRDTFSWLPRLEILKLGNNAFGEVNGSWFHAARALRTLQLEGNRLSRLDATTFASADLQGLETLDLSDNLITYLGRDSFRGLLGLRSLDLSRNQLRSAPPEVFSYLSWMSSLNLELNWWNCTCELRELASFLTSYMEAPDKVLFNGRRMVCVSADNPAVMTVLELTEANCVPTNQNITVQVEAKNAISSRRYTRDLALAAAFCFAGGVGLTLAVVYIVYCKLGMNKSLKVWRDRTGAEEDENWRTAPTQTVTQWDLSRENVALRMAQMGLETKLIIPNSHLQPWDRERTMFDLRIGKGGGHFTCPHCGPAVSGSAMEQGVGDGHLGAALHMLRQGGGQPKKMESLAMTEERDERKRHVPQQALISKTEDLSGQRSLVGPPQGQSNHILSQEELLYHQQSLNIKSHDGSNGNNQLFGGRSYYSPAHRNMPTHKSLKDEMVRPINHIGLDNRPSEMDSQSEHGRNVPDCQPQTVSCVNCYRTYEYGQPGEKVRDVLYDSARESAGYDGSPNHNPLTRLNIRRSMNYNQSNMDIYAKHASKQRSVTFDLERSGVHVVDVQRMNHDREDKHDRIKSCRKAENGDKQILSYESIGRSVRNNGLEREDHSKRHKHKAQSDGLLKVKLNLNPLKKSKVHPRKNSHKRLEQGDRERTDSKNRKQLKMRGKDAKGKRHNQEESKKITDKSNKGNSSHKNKANQSSKKKSTTSKSKETDDNEDDDGDQEEEDPVPQENNASSKQKKTNSKSKHQEGSNGDHSKKNRAAQDQKTDVTQNKTGGETEESGGAPIPSNVSPYQSYLNGAGGSSANGQQVEQYRNGQGQAPIPEVPQHPGYLGNGLTLQRTLSSPQLSAAKPLKGMERTSSYSNLAVQGGNSILLQNTVAPNTIYGGNSQAQSLSRQGRLGPPSLLTNIPPTSSLYTDNAGSSPVNSLVQLLSQSVRGNSNQGAMIGSQPAQGPGSLNGQNISQLAQGPGSLNGQTISQLAQGPGSLNGQNISQLAQGPGSLNGQNISQLAQGPGSLNGQNIFQLAQGPGSLNGQNISQLAQGPGSLNGQNISQLAQGPGSLNGQNISQLAQGPGSLNGQNISQLAQGPGSLNGQNISQLAQGPGSLNGQNISQLAQGPGSLNGQNISQLAQGPGSLNGQNITQLAQGPGSLNGQNISQLAQGPGSLNGQNISQLGQGPGSLNGQNISQLAQGPGSLNGQNISQLAQGPGSLNGQNISQLAQGPGSLNGQNISQLGQGPGSLNGQNISQLGQGPGSLNGQNISQLAQGSSSGPGSLNEESLSNNNSMNPAVAPVLQEYLSSAEGSPRRIRLVLPERTTNRSPTALERKIR, from the exons ATGCTGACCGACGGCTCCATCGTGTCTGTGGACCGCCACTTCCTGTCTGACATGTCCAGCATGACCGTGCTGTCCCTCAGCCACAAcgccatcaccaccatcacccacGACGCCTTCCAGAACCTCACCGTCCTCCACACCCTCCTCCTGGACCACAACCACCTCTCCAGCCAGGCCCTGGGGAGGGACACTTTTTCCTGGCTGCCCAGGTTGGAGATCCTCAAGCTGGGGAACAACGCCTTCGGGGAGGTCAATGGCTCCTGGTTCCATGCCGCCAGGGCCCTGCGGACGCTGCAGTTGGAAGGGAACCGCCTCTCCAGGCTGGACGCCACGACCTTTGCCTCGGCAGACCTCCAGGGGCTGGAGACCTTGGATCTGTCCGATAATCTGATCACATATCTGGGGAGGGATAGCTTCCGGGGCCTGCTGGGGCTGCGTAGTCTGGATCTGTCCAGGAATCAGCTCCGGAGCGCCCCGCCAGAGGTGTTTTCGTACCTATCGTGGATGTCTAGTCTGAACCTGGAACTAAACTGGTGGAACTGTACATGTGAGCTGAGGGAGCTGGCATCTTTCCTCACCAGCTATATGGAGGCTCCGGATAAG GTACTGTTCAACGGGCgtaggatggtgtgtgtgagtgctgaCAACCCGGCAGTGATGACGGTGCTGGAGCTGACAGAGGCCAACTGTGTTCCGACAAATCAGAACATCACAGTGCAGGTTGAGGCTAAGAACGCCATCTCCTCTCGGCGTTATACCAGAGACCTGGCTCTGGCTGCAGCCTTCTGCTTTGCTG GTGGCGTTGGACTCACCCTAGCTGTGGTGTACATCGTTTACTGCAAACTGGGGATGAACAAGAGCCTGAAGGTCTGGAGAGACAGGACTGGCGCTGAGGAGGATGAGAATTGGAGGACAGCTCCCACCCAAACAGTCACCCAGTGGGATCTGAGCAGGGAGAACGTGGCCCTACGTATGGCTCAAATGGGACTGGAAACCAAGCTGATCATTCCCAATAGCCACCTTCAACCTTGGGACAGGGAGAGAACCATGTTTGACCTGAGAATAGGCAAAGGTGGCGGCCATTTTACATGCCCCCATTGTGGCCCTGCAGTCAGTGGGTCTGCAATGGAACAGGGGGTAGGAGATGGACACTTGGGGGCAGCCCTGCACATGCTCAGACAAGGAGGAGGCCAGCCCAAAAAGATGGAGAGTCTGGccatgacagaggagagggatgagaggaagagaCATGTGCCCCAACAAGCACTGATATCAAAGACAGAAG ATCTAAGCGGTCAAAGGTCATTGGTCGGGCCACCACAGGGTCAGAGCAACCATATACTTAGTCAGGAGGAGTTACTCTATCACCAGCAGAGTTTAAATATAAAAAGCCATGATGGTTCTAATGGCAACAACCAGCTATTTGGTGGCAGGAGTTACTATTCACCTGCACATAGAAACATGCCCACACATAAAAGTCTAAAAGATGAGATGGTAAGACCTATAAATCACATAGGCCTTGACAACAGACCATCAGAAATGGACTCGCAATCAGAGCATGGTAGAAATGTACCTGACTGTCAACCCCAAACTGTCAGCTGTGTGAACTGTTACAGAACCTATGAGTATGGACAGCCAGGGGAGAAAGTCAGAGATGTATTGTATGACAGTGCAAGAGAATCTGCTGGGTATGATGGTTCTCCCAACCACAACCCACTGACAAGGCTAAACATCCGAAGGAGCATGAACTACAACCAGTCTAATATGGATATCTATGCAAAGCATGCAAGCAAGCAGAGGAGTGTGACTTTTGACTTGGAAAGATCTGGAGtgcatgttgttgatgtacaAAGGATGAACCATGACAGGGAAGATAAACATGACAGGATTAAAAGTTGTAGGAAAGCGGAAAATGGTGATAAACAGATCCTGAGCTATGAAAGCATTGGACGATCtgtgaggaataatggtcttgaAAGAGAGGACCACTCCAAAAGGCATAAACATAAAGCCCAGTCAGATGGTTTACTAAAAGTGAAGCTCAACCTTAACCCTCTTAAGAAAAGCAAGGTCCATCCAAGGAAAAACAGCCACAAGCGACTAGAACAGGGCGATAGAGAAAGAACTGACTCCAAGAACCGAAAACAACTGAAAATGAGGGGTAAAGATGCCAAAGGCAAAAGGCACAACCAGGAAGAGTCTAAAAAAATAACAGACAAATCCAATAAAGGAAACTCGTCTCACAAAAACAAAGCCAATCAGTCATCCAAAAAGAAATCTACCACCAGCAAGTCTAAAGAAACTGATGATAATGAAGATGATGATGGAGATCAAGAGGAAGAAGATCCAGTGCCACAGGAAAACAATGCATCCTCCAAGCAAAAAAAGACAAACTCAAAATCAAAACATCAGGAGGGCTCGAATGGTGACCATTCCAAGAAGAATAGAGCTGCTCAAGATCAGAAAACCGACGTCACACAAAATAAAactggaggagaaacagaggaatCTGGTGGAGCACCTATACCAAGTAATGTGAGTCCTTACCAGTCATACCTCAACGGAGCTGGTGGGAGTTCAGCCAATGGGCAGCAGGTGGAACAATACAGAAATGGACAGGGCCAAGCACCGATCCCTGAGGTGCCCCAACACCCTGGTTACCTAGGCAATGGATTGACTCTTCAGAGGACATTGAGTAGCCCACAACTGTCAGCAGCAAAGCCCCTCAAAGGAATGGAAAGGACTTCCAGTTACAGTAACCTTGCTGTCCAGGGAGGAAACTCTATACTATTACAAAACACTGTTGCACCGAACACCATTTATGGTGGCAACTCACAGGCTCAAAGCCTGAGTAGACAAGGCCGTTTAGGTCCGCCATCTTTACTGACTAACATCCCACCCACATCCTCACTATATACAGACAATGCAGGGAGCTCACCTGTAAATTCACTGGTTCAGCTGTTGTCACAGTCAGTTCGAGGCAACTCCAACCAGGGGGCCATGATCGGCTCTCAGCCAGCCCAGGGTCCTGGATCACTAAATGGGCAGAATATCTCTCAGCTTGCTCAGGGTCCTGGATCACTAAATGGGCAGACTATCTCTCAGCTTGCTCAGGGTCCTGGATCACTAAATGGGCAGAATATCTCTCAGCTTGCTCAGGGTCCTGGATCACTAAATGGGCAGAATATCTCTCAGCTTGCTCAGGGTCCTGGATCACTAAATGGGCAGAATATCTTTCAGCTTGCTCAGGGTCCTGGATCACTAAATGGGCAGAATATCTCTCAGCTTGCTCAGGGTCCTGGATCACTAAATGGGCAGAATATCTCTCAGCTTGCTCAGGGTCCTGGATCACTAAATGGGCAGAATATATCTCAGCTTGCTCAGGGTCCTGGATCACTAAATGGGCAGAATATCTCTCAGCTTGCTCAGGGTCCTGGATCACTAAATGGGCAGAATATCTCTCAGCTTGCTCAGGGTCCTGGATCACTAAATGGGCAGAATATATCTCAGCTTGCTCAGGGTCCTGGATCACTAAATGGGCAGAATATCTCTCAGCTTGCTCAGGGTCCTGGATCACTAAATGGGCAGAATATAACTCAGCTTGCTCAGGGTCCTGGATCACTAAATGGGCAGAATATCTCTCAGCTTGCTCAGGGTCCTGGATCACTAAATGGGCAGAATATCTCTCAGCTTGGTCAGGGTCCTGGATCACTAAATGGGCAGAATATCTCTCAGCTTGCCCAGGGTCCTGGATCACTAAATGGGCAGAATATCTCTCAGCTTGCCCAGGGTCCTGGATCACTAAATGGGCAGAATATCTCTCAGCTTGCTCAGGGTCCTGGATCACTAAATGGGCAGAATATCTCTCAGCTTGGTCAGGGTCCTGGATCACTAAATGGGCAGAATATCTCTCAGCTTGGTCAGGGTCCTGGATCACTAAATGGGCAGAATATCTCTCAGCTTGCTCAGGGTTCTAGTTCAGGTCCAGGCTCACTAAATGAAGAGAGTCTCTCCAACAACAACAGTATGAACCCCGCAGTCGCCCCTGTTCTACAGGAGTACCTGTCCTCAGCAGAAGGCTCACCCAGAAGGATTAGACTAGTGCTGCCTGAGAGAACCACTAACAGATCGCCAACTGCTCTGGAGAGGAAAATCCGATAA
- the cryz gene encoding quinone oxidoreductase, giving the protein MMATTPKLMRAIRVSEFGGPSVLKLCSNIPVPNPGQKQVLIHVHACGVNPVETYIRSGTYARKPSLPYTPGTDVSGVVEAVGDRVQLLQAGDRVFTTATETGGYAEYTVVSEDCVHRLPDPLDYKQGAAIGIPYCTAYRALFHKAHAKAGETVLIHGASGGVGVAACQMARALGLRVLGTAGTTEGLELVLRNGAHQAFNHKEEGYTSKIMDATKGQGVNVIVEMLSNVNLSNDLQMLAYGGRVTVVGSRGPIEINPRDTMAKESSIIGVALPYATVEEKAECAAALFAGMDAGWLKPAVGKQYTLDMAYQAHIDIIDCPGASGKMVLTM; this is encoded by the exons ATG ATGGCAACAACGCCCAAGTTAATGAGAGCCATTCGAGTGAGTGAGTTTGGAGGACCTTCAGTTTTGAAACTCTGCTCCAACATACCTGTGCCAAATCCAGGTCAGAAACAG GTGCTAATCCATGTGCATGCATGTGGAGTAAACCCTGTGGAGACCTACATCCGCTCTGGGACCTACGCCAGGAAGCCCAGCCTGCCCTACACTCCAGGGACTGATGTGTCCGGGGTTGTGGAAGCTGTCGGAGACAGAGTCCAACTCTTACAG GCTGGTGACCGTGTGTTCACCACCGCCACAGAGACAGGAGGGTATGCTGAATACACTGTTGTGTCTGAGGACTGTGTCCACCGCCTGCCAGACCCCTTAGACTACAAACAGGGAGCTGCCATTGGGATCCCCTACTGCACAGCGTACAGAGCTCTCTTCCATAA AGCACATGCTAAAGCAGGCGAGACAGTACTCATCCATGGAGCCAGCGGCGGG GTGGGGGTGGCAGCGTGTCAGATGGCCAGAGCCTTGGGTCTGAGGGTCCTGGGGACAGCAGGAACCACAGAAGGACTGGAGCTGGTCCTGAGGAATGGAGCTCACCAGGCCTTCAACCACAAAGAGGAAGGATATACTAGCAAAATCATG GATGCTACCAAGGGGCAAGGGGTAAATGTGATTGTGGAGATGCTGTCTAACGTGAACCTCAGCAATGACCTGCAGATGCTGGCCTACGGGGGGAGAGTGACG GTTGTTGGCAGTAGAGGCCCCATTGAAATCAACCCTCGAGACACAATGGCCAAAGAGTCCAGCATCATTGGTGTTGCCTTACCCTATGCTACTGTT GAAGAGAAGGCTGAGTGTGCCGCGGCCCTGTTTGCAGGGATGGATGCTGGTTGGCTGAAGCCTGCTGTAGGAAAACAGTACACACTGGACATGGCCTACCAGGCCCATATTGACATCATAGACTGCCCTGGGGCTTCTGGGAAGATGGTACTGACCATGTGA
- the cryz gene encoding quinone oxidoreductase isoform X1, translating to MMATTPKLMRAIRVSEFGGPSVLKLCSNIPVPNPGQKQVLIHVHACGVNPVETYIRSGTYARKPSLPYTPGTDVSGVVEAVGDRVQLLQAGDRVFTTATETGGYAEYTVVSEDCVHRLPDPLDYKQGAAIGIPYCTAYRALFHKAHAKAGETVLIHGASGGVGVAACQMARALGLRVLGTAGTTEGLELVLRNGAHQAFNHKEEGYTSKIMDATKGQGVNVIVEMLSNVNLSNDLQMLAYGGRVTEEKAECAAALFAGMDAGWLKPAVGKQYTLDMAYQAHIDIIDCPGASGKMVLTM from the exons ATG ATGGCAACAACGCCCAAGTTAATGAGAGCCATTCGAGTGAGTGAGTTTGGAGGACCTTCAGTTTTGAAACTCTGCTCCAACATACCTGTGCCAAATCCAGGTCAGAAACAG GTGCTAATCCATGTGCATGCATGTGGAGTAAACCCTGTGGAGACCTACATCCGCTCTGGGACCTACGCCAGGAAGCCCAGCCTGCCCTACACTCCAGGGACTGATGTGTCCGGGGTTGTGGAAGCTGTCGGAGACAGAGTCCAACTCTTACAG GCTGGTGACCGTGTGTTCACCACCGCCACAGAGACAGGAGGGTATGCTGAATACACTGTTGTGTCTGAGGACTGTGTCCACCGCCTGCCAGACCCCTTAGACTACAAACAGGGAGCTGCCATTGGGATCCCCTACTGCACAGCGTACAGAGCTCTCTTCCATAA AGCACATGCTAAAGCAGGCGAGACAGTACTCATCCATGGAGCCAGCGGCGGG GTGGGGGTGGCAGCGTGTCAGATGGCCAGAGCCTTGGGTCTGAGGGTCCTGGGGACAGCAGGAACCACAGAAGGACTGGAGCTGGTCCTGAGGAATGGAGCTCACCAGGCCTTCAACCACAAAGAGGAAGGATATACTAGCAAAATCATG GATGCTACCAAGGGGCAAGGGGTAAATGTGATTGTGGAGATGCTGTCTAACGTGAACCTCAGCAATGACCTGCAGATGCTGGCCTACGGGGGGAGAGTGACG GAAGAGAAGGCTGAGTGTGCCGCGGCCCTGTTTGCAGGGATGGATGCTGGTTGGCTGAAGCCTGCTGTAGGAAAACAGTACACACTGGACATGGCCTACCAGGCCCATATTGACATCATAGACTGCCCTGGGGCTTCTGGGAAGATGGTACTGACCATGTGA